One window of Chionomys nivalis chromosome 18, mChiNiv1.1, whole genome shotgun sequence genomic DNA carries:
- the Slc25a44 gene encoding solute carrier family 25 member 44 isoform X2 — protein sequence MEDKRNIQIIEWEHLDKKKFYVFGVAMTMMIRVSVYPFTLIRTRLQVQKGKSLYHGTFDAFVKILRAEGVAGLYRGFLVNTFTLISGQCYVTTYELTRKFVADYSQSNTVKSLVAGGSASLVAQSITVPIDVVSQHLMMQRKGEKMGRFQVPGNLEGQGLIAFGQTKDIIRQILRADGLRGFYRGYVASLLTYIPNSAVWWPFYHFYAEQLSRLCPQECPHIVFQAVSGPLAAATASVLTNPMDVIRTRVQVEGKSSIILTFRQLMAEEGPWGLMKGLSARIISATPSTIVIVVGYESLKKLSLRPELVDSRHW from the exons ATGGAGGACAAGCGGAACATCCAGATCATCGAGTGGGAACACCTGGACAAGAAGAAGTTCTATGTGTTTGGTGTGGCGATGACGATGATGATCCGCGTTAGCGTGTACCCGTTCACCCTCATTCGCACCCGGCTGCAGGTTCAGAAGGGCAAGAGCCTCTACCATGGGACATTTGATGCCTTTGTCAAGATCTTGCGAGCAGAGGGAGTGGCTGGCCTCTACCGGGGCTTCCTGGTCAACACCTTCACGCTCATCTCTGGCCAATGCTATGTCACCACTTATGAGCTTACCCGGAAATTTGTAGCCGACTACAGCCAGAGTAACACAGTGAAATCGCTGGTAGCTGGCGGCTCGGCCTCCCTCGTGGCCCAGAGCATCACAGTGCCCATAGATGTGGTCTCCCAGCACCTGATGATGCAGCGCAAGGGCGAGAAAATGGGTCGCTTCCAAGTTCCTGGGAACCTAGAGGGACAAGGGCTCATTGCTTTTGGCCAAACTAAGGACATCATCAGACAGATCCTGCGGGCTGATGGGCTTCGAGGCTTCTACCGAGGCTATGTGGCCTCACTGCTAACATACATCCCAAACAGTGCTGTGTGGTGGCCCTTTTATCACTTCTATGCAG AGCAGCTGTCGCGCCTGTGTCCTCAGGAGTGCCCTCACATTGTCTTCCAAGCCGTCTCTGGGCCCTTGGCTGCAGCCACTGCCTCCGTCCTCACCAACCCTATGGATGTCATCCGAACCCGTGTGCAG GTTGAAGGCAAGAGCTCCATCATCCTGACCTTCAGACAGCTGATGGCAGAAGAGGGGCCTTGGGGCCTCATGAAGGGCCTCTCTGCCCGAATCATCTCGGCTACACCCTCTACTATCGTCATCGTGGTGGGCTACGAGAGCCTCAAGAAACTCAGCCTCCGACCTGAGCTGGTGGACTCAAGACACTGGTAG
- the Slc25a44 gene encoding solute carrier family 25 member 44 isoform X1, which translates to MARSIPRDPELAMQEPDRRSSGTMEDKRNIQIIEWEHLDKKKFYVFGVAMTMMIRVSVYPFTLIRTRLQVQKGKSLYHGTFDAFVKILRAEGVAGLYRGFLVNTFTLISGQCYVTTYELTRKFVADYSQSNTVKSLVAGGSASLVAQSITVPIDVVSQHLMMQRKGEKMGRFQVPGNLEGQGLIAFGQTKDIIRQILRADGLRGFYRGYVASLLTYIPNSAVWWPFYHFYAEQLSRLCPQECPHIVFQAVSGPLAAATASVLTNPMDVIRTRVQVEGKSSIILTFRQLMAEEGPWGLMKGLSARIISATPSTIVIVVGYESLKKLSLRPELVDSRHW; encoded by the exons ATGGCGAGGAGCATACCCAGGGACCCCGAACTGGCTATGCAAGAGCCGGACAGAAG GTCTTCGGGCACAATGGAGGACAAGCGGAACATCCAGATCATCGAGTGGGAACACCTGGACAAGAAGAAGTTCTATGTGTTTGGTGTGGCGATGACGATGATGATCCGCGTTAGCGTGTACCCGTTCACCCTCATTCGCACCCGGCTGCAGGTTCAGAAGGGCAAGAGCCTCTACCATGGGACATTTGATGCCTTTGTCAAGATCTTGCGAGCAGAGGGAGTGGCTGGCCTCTACCGGGGCTTCCTGGTCAACACCTTCACGCTCATCTCTGGCCAATGCTATGTCACCACTTATGAGCTTACCCGGAAATTTGTAGCCGACTACAGCCAGAGTAACACAGTGAAATCGCTGGTAGCTGGCGGCTCGGCCTCCCTCGTGGCCCAGAGCATCACAGTGCCCATAGATGTGGTCTCCCAGCACCTGATGATGCAGCGCAAGGGCGAGAAAATGGGTCGCTTCCAAGTTCCTGGGAACCTAGAGGGACAAGGGCTCATTGCTTTTGGCCAAACTAAGGACATCATCAGACAGATCCTGCGGGCTGATGGGCTTCGAGGCTTCTACCGAGGCTATGTGGCCTCACTGCTAACATACATCCCAAACAGTGCTGTGTGGTGGCCCTTTTATCACTTCTATGCAG AGCAGCTGTCGCGCCTGTGTCCTCAGGAGTGCCCTCACATTGTCTTCCAAGCCGTCTCTGGGCCCTTGGCTGCAGCCACTGCCTCCGTCCTCACCAACCCTATGGATGTCATCCGAACCCGTGTGCAG GTTGAAGGCAAGAGCTCCATCATCCTGACCTTCAGACAGCTGATGGCAGAAGAGGGGCCTTGGGGCCTCATGAAGGGCCTCTCTGCCCGAATCATCTCGGCTACACCCTCTACTATCGTCATCGTGGTGGGCTACGAGAGCCTCAAGAAACTCAGCCTCCGACCTGAGCTGGTGGACTCAAGACACTGGTAG
- the Slc25a44 gene encoding solute carrier family 25 member 44 isoform X3 has product MARSIPRDPELAMQEPDRRSSGTMEDKRNIQIIEWEHLDKKKFYVFGVAMTMMIRVSVYPFTLIRTRLQVQKGKSLYHGTFDAFVKILRAEGVAGLYRGFLVNTFTLISGQCYVTTYELTRKFVADYSQSNTVKSLVAGGSASLVAQSITVPIDVVSQHLMMQRKGEKMGRFQVPGNLEGQGLIAFGQTKDIIRQILRADGLRGFYRGYVASLLTYIPNSAVWWPFYHFYAAVAPVSSGVPSHCLPSRLWALGCSHCLRPHQPYGCHPNPCAG; this is encoded by the exons ATGGCGAGGAGCATACCCAGGGACCCCGAACTGGCTATGCAAGAGCCGGACAGAAG GTCTTCGGGCACAATGGAGGACAAGCGGAACATCCAGATCATCGAGTGGGAACACCTGGACAAGAAGAAGTTCTATGTGTTTGGTGTGGCGATGACGATGATGATCCGCGTTAGCGTGTACCCGTTCACCCTCATTCGCACCCGGCTGCAGGTTCAGAAGGGCAAGAGCCTCTACCATGGGACATTTGATGCCTTTGTCAAGATCTTGCGAGCAGAGGGAGTGGCTGGCCTCTACCGGGGCTTCCTGGTCAACACCTTCACGCTCATCTCTGGCCAATGCTATGTCACCACTTATGAGCTTACCCGGAAATTTGTAGCCGACTACAGCCAGAGTAACACAGTGAAATCGCTGGTAGCTGGCGGCTCGGCCTCCCTCGTGGCCCAGAGCATCACAGTGCCCATAGATGTGGTCTCCCAGCACCTGATGATGCAGCGCAAGGGCGAGAAAATGGGTCGCTTCCAAGTTCCTGGGAACCTAGAGGGACAAGGGCTCATTGCTTTTGGCCAAACTAAGGACATCATCAGACAGATCCTGCGGGCTGATGGGCTTCGAGGCTTCTACCGAGGCTATGTGGCCTCACTGCTAACATACATCCCAAACAGTGCTGTGTGGTGGCCCTTTTATCACTTCTATGCAG CTGTCGCGCCTGTGTCCTCAGGAGTGCCCTCACATTGTCTTCCAAGCCGTCTCTGGGCCCTTGGCTGCAGCCACTGCCTCCGTCCTCACCAACCCTATGGATGTCATCCGAACCCGTGTGCAG GTTGA
- the Slc25a44 gene encoding solute carrier family 25 member 44 isoform X4, with protein sequence MARSIPRDPELAMQEPDRRSSGTMEDKRNIQIIEWEHLDKKKFYVFGVAMTMMIRVSVYPFTLIRTRLQVQKGKSLYHGTFDAFVKILRAEGVAGLYRGFLVNTFTLISGQCYVTTYELTRKFVADYSQSNTVKSLVAGGSASLVAQSITVPIDVVSQHLMMQRKGEKMGRFQVPGNLEGQGLIAFGQTKDIIRQILRADGLRGFYRGYVASLLTYIPNSAVWWPFYHFYAG encoded by the exons ATGGCGAGGAGCATACCCAGGGACCCCGAACTGGCTATGCAAGAGCCGGACAGAAG GTCTTCGGGCACAATGGAGGACAAGCGGAACATCCAGATCATCGAGTGGGAACACCTGGACAAGAAGAAGTTCTATGTGTTTGGTGTGGCGATGACGATGATGATCCGCGTTAGCGTGTACCCGTTCACCCTCATTCGCACCCGGCTGCAGGTTCAGAAGGGCAAGAGCCTCTACCATGGGACATTTGATGCCTTTGTCAAGATCTTGCGAGCAGAGGGAGTGGCTGGCCTCTACCGGGGCTTCCTGGTCAACACCTTCACGCTCATCTCTGGCCAATGCTATGTCACCACTTATGAGCTTACCCGGAAATTTGTAGCCGACTACAGCCAGAGTAACACAGTGAAATCGCTGGTAGCTGGCGGCTCGGCCTCCCTCGTGGCCCAGAGCATCACAGTGCCCATAGATGTGGTCTCCCAGCACCTGATGATGCAGCGCAAGGGCGAGAAAATGGGTCGCTTCCAAGTTCCTGGGAACCTAGAGGGACAAGGGCTCATTGCTTTTGGCCAAACTAAGGACATCATCAGACAGATCCTGCGGGCTGATGGGCTTCGAGGCTTCTACCGAGGCTATGTGGCCTCACTGCTAACATACATCCCAAACAGTGCTGTGTGGTGGCCCTTTTATCACTTCTATGCAG GTTGA
- the Sema4a gene encoding semaphorin-4A isoform X2, translating into MISWPASERKKNDCAFKKKSSETQCFNFIRVLVSFNATHLYACGTFAFSPACAFIELQDSHLLPILKDKVMDGKGQSPFDPAHKHTAVLVDGMLYSGTMNNFLGSEPILMRTLGSQPVLKTDIFLRWLHPDASFVAAIPSSQVVYFFFEETASEFDFFEELYISRVARVCKNDVGGEKLLQKKWTTFLKAQLLCTQPGQLPFNIIRHAVLLPADPSSGSRIYAVFTSQWQVGGTRSSAVCAFSLADIEHVFKGKFKELNKETSRWTTYRGPEANPRPGSCSTGPSSDKALTFMKDHFLMDEHVVARPLLVKSGVEYTQLAVELAQGLDGSSHVVMYLGTSTGSLHKAVVPENSSAYLVEEIQLSPEPEPVRNLQLAPTQGAMFAGFSGGVWKVPRANCRVYESCVDCVLARDPHCAWDPESGICSLLSGSTPSAWRQDMEQGNPELACAHPMPRSPRRQSPPQLIKEVLAVPNSILELPCPHLSALASYYWSHGRATIPEASSTIYNGSLLLLPQDGVGGLYQCVATENGYSYPVVSYWVDSQDQSLALDPELAGVPRERVEVPLTRVGGGASMAAQRSYWPHFLIVTVLLAIVLLGVLTLLLASPLGALRARGKVQGCGTLPPREKAPLSRERHLQPSKDYRTSASDVDADNNHLGTEVA; encoded by the exons ATG ATATCCTGGCCAGCTagtgagagaaaaaagaatgactGTGCCTTTAAGAAGAAGAGCAGTGAG ACACAGTGTTTCAACTTCATCCGAGTCCTGGTCTCTTTCAACGCCACCCACCTCTACGCCTGTGGGACCTTTGCCTTCAGCCCTGCTTGTGCCTTCATT GAGCTCCAAGATTCCCACCTGTTGCCCATCCTAAAGGACAAGGTCATGGACGGGAAGGGTCAAAGCCCCTTTGACCCGGCTCACAAGCACACAGCTGTCTTGGTCG ATGGGATGCTCTACTCTGGCACCATGAACAACTTCCTGGGCAGTGAGCCCATCCTGATGCGGACACTGGGCTCCCAGCCCGTTCTCAAGACTGACATCTTCCTCCGCTGGCTGCACC CGGATGCCTCCTTCGTGGCAGCCATCCCATCTAGCCAGGTCGTCTATTTCTTCTTCGAGGAGACAGCCAGCGAGTTTGACTTCTTTGAGGAGCTGTACATATCCAGGGTGGCTCGAGTCTGCAAG AACGACGTGGGTGGTGAAAAGCTGCTGCAGAAGAAGTGGACCACCTTCCTGAAGGCCCAGCTGCTCTGCACCCAGCCAGGCCAGCTGCCATTCAACATCATCCGCCACGCGGTCCTGCTGCCCGCCGATCCTTCCTCCGGTTCCCGCATCTATGCAGTCTTTACCTCCCAGTG GCAGGTTGGTGGGACCAGGAGCTCAGCCGTCTGCGCCTTCTCTCTTGCCGACATCGAGCATGTCTTTAAAGGAAAGTTCAAGGAGCTGAACAAGGAAACTTCCCGATGGACCACTTACAGGGGCCCGGAGGCCAACCCGAGGCCAGGCAGC TGCTCCACAGGCCCGTCCTCGGACAAGGCTTTGACCTTCATGAAGGACCATTTCCTGATGGATGAGCACGTGGTAGCAAGGCCCCTACTGGTGAAGTCCGGTGTGGAGTACACGCAGCTTGCTGTGGAATTAGCTCAGGGTCTGGATGGGAGCAGCCATGTGGTCATGTATCTGGGCACAT CCACAGGATCCCTGCATAAGGCTGTGGTACCTGAGAACAGCAGCGCTTATCTTGTGGAGGAGATTCAGCTGAGCCCTGAGCCCGAGCCTGTTCGAAACCTGCAGCTGGCCCCCACCCAA GGTGCCATGTTCGCAGGCTTCTCAGGAGGCGTCTGGAAAGTTCCTCGGGCCAATTGCAGAGTCTATGAGAGCTGTGTGGACTGTGTCCTTGCCAGGGACCCTCACTGCGCCTGGGACCCTGAGTCAGGCATCTGCAGCCTTCTGTCTGGCTCTACCCC GAGCGCCTGGAGACAGGACATGGAACAAGGCAACCCGGAGTTGGCGTGTGCTCACCCCATGCCCAGGAGCCCCAGGCGTCAGAGCCCCCCTCAACTTA TTAAAGAAGTCCTGGCAGTCCCCAACTCCATCCTGGAGCTGCCCTGCCCTCACCTGTCAGCCCTGGCATCTTACTACTGGAGTCACGGCAGAGCCACGATCCCAGAAGCCTCTTCTACCATCTACAATGGCTCCCTCTTGCTGCTGCCTCAGGATGGTGTTGGGGGCCTCTACCAGTGTGTGGCCACTGAGAATGGCTACTCATACCCTGTGGTCTCCTACTGGGTAGACAGCCAAGACCAGTCCCTGGCCCTGGATCCTGAACTAGCGGGCGTTCCCCGGGAACGCGTGGAAGTCCCACTGACCAGGGTTGGTGGTGGAGCGTCCATGGCTGCCCAGCGGTCCTACTGGCCCCACTTTCTCATCGTCACCGTCCTCCTGGCCATAGTGCTCCTAGGAGTACTCACCCTCCTCCTCGCTTCCCCACTGGGAGCGCTACGGGCTCGGGGCAAGGTTCAGGGCTGTGGGACACTACCCCCCCGGGAAAAGGCCCCACTGAGCAGGGAACGGCATCTCCAGCCCTCCAAGGACTATAGGACCTCTGCCAGTGACGTCGATGCTGACAACAACCATCTAGGCACTGAAGTGGCTTAA
- the Sema4a gene encoding semaphorin-4A isoform X1 → MALPSPGPDPWRLLGGFLFQLLLMLPLPPATGTGGQGPTPRVRYHAGDGHRALSFFHQKGLRDFDTLLLSADGNTLYVGAREAILALNIQSPGIPQLRNMISWPASERKKNDCAFKKKSSETQCFNFIRVLVSFNATHLYACGTFAFSPACAFIELQDSHLLPILKDKVMDGKGQSPFDPAHKHTAVLVDGMLYSGTMNNFLGSEPILMRTLGSQPVLKTDIFLRWLHPDASFVAAIPSSQVVYFFFEETASEFDFFEELYISRVARVCKNDVGGEKLLQKKWTTFLKAQLLCTQPGQLPFNIIRHAVLLPADPSSGSRIYAVFTSQWQVGGTRSSAVCAFSLADIEHVFKGKFKELNKETSRWTTYRGPEANPRPGSCSTGPSSDKALTFMKDHFLMDEHVVARPLLVKSGVEYTQLAVELAQGLDGSSHVVMYLGTSTGSLHKAVVPENSSAYLVEEIQLSPEPEPVRNLQLAPTQGAMFAGFSGGVWKVPRANCRVYESCVDCVLARDPHCAWDPESGICSLLSGSTPSAWRQDMEQGNPELACAHPMPRSPRRQSPPQLIKEVLAVPNSILELPCPHLSALASYYWSHGRATIPEASSTIYNGSLLLLPQDGVGGLYQCVATENGYSYPVVSYWVDSQDQSLALDPELAGVPRERVEVPLTRVGGGASMAAQRSYWPHFLIVTVLLAIVLLGVLTLLLASPLGALRARGKVQGCGTLPPREKAPLSRERHLQPSKDYRTSASDVDADNNHLGTEVA, encoded by the exons ATGGCCCTACCATCCCCGGGCCCGGACCCCTGGCGTCTCCTGGGTGGTTTTCTCTTCCAACTGCTCCTGATGCTGCCACTGCCACCTGCCACTGGGACTGGAGGGCAGGGGCCCacgcccagagtcagatatcacgCAG GAGATGGGCACAGAGCCCTCAGCTTCTTCCACCAAAAAGGCCTCCGAGACTTTGACACGCTGCTCCTGAGTGCCGATGGCAACACTCTCTATGTGGGAGCTCGAGAGGCCATCCTGGCCCTGAATATCCAGAGCCCAGGAATCCCCCAGCTGAGGAACATG ATATCCTGGCCAGCTagtgagagaaaaaagaatgactGTGCCTTTAAGAAGAAGAGCAGTGAG ACACAGTGTTTCAACTTCATCCGAGTCCTGGTCTCTTTCAACGCCACCCACCTCTACGCCTGTGGGACCTTTGCCTTCAGCCCTGCTTGTGCCTTCATT GAGCTCCAAGATTCCCACCTGTTGCCCATCCTAAAGGACAAGGTCATGGACGGGAAGGGTCAAAGCCCCTTTGACCCGGCTCACAAGCACACAGCTGTCTTGGTCG ATGGGATGCTCTACTCTGGCACCATGAACAACTTCCTGGGCAGTGAGCCCATCCTGATGCGGACACTGGGCTCCCAGCCCGTTCTCAAGACTGACATCTTCCTCCGCTGGCTGCACC CGGATGCCTCCTTCGTGGCAGCCATCCCATCTAGCCAGGTCGTCTATTTCTTCTTCGAGGAGACAGCCAGCGAGTTTGACTTCTTTGAGGAGCTGTACATATCCAGGGTGGCTCGAGTCTGCAAG AACGACGTGGGTGGTGAAAAGCTGCTGCAGAAGAAGTGGACCACCTTCCTGAAGGCCCAGCTGCTCTGCACCCAGCCAGGCCAGCTGCCATTCAACATCATCCGCCACGCGGTCCTGCTGCCCGCCGATCCTTCCTCCGGTTCCCGCATCTATGCAGTCTTTACCTCCCAGTG GCAGGTTGGTGGGACCAGGAGCTCAGCCGTCTGCGCCTTCTCTCTTGCCGACATCGAGCATGTCTTTAAAGGAAAGTTCAAGGAGCTGAACAAGGAAACTTCCCGATGGACCACTTACAGGGGCCCGGAGGCCAACCCGAGGCCAGGCAGC TGCTCCACAGGCCCGTCCTCGGACAAGGCTTTGACCTTCATGAAGGACCATTTCCTGATGGATGAGCACGTGGTAGCAAGGCCCCTACTGGTGAAGTCCGGTGTGGAGTACACGCAGCTTGCTGTGGAATTAGCTCAGGGTCTGGATGGGAGCAGCCATGTGGTCATGTATCTGGGCACAT CCACAGGATCCCTGCATAAGGCTGTGGTACCTGAGAACAGCAGCGCTTATCTTGTGGAGGAGATTCAGCTGAGCCCTGAGCCCGAGCCTGTTCGAAACCTGCAGCTGGCCCCCACCCAA GGTGCCATGTTCGCAGGCTTCTCAGGAGGCGTCTGGAAAGTTCCTCGGGCCAATTGCAGAGTCTATGAGAGCTGTGTGGACTGTGTCCTTGCCAGGGACCCTCACTGCGCCTGGGACCCTGAGTCAGGCATCTGCAGCCTTCTGTCTGGCTCTACCCC GAGCGCCTGGAGACAGGACATGGAACAAGGCAACCCGGAGTTGGCGTGTGCTCACCCCATGCCCAGGAGCCCCAGGCGTCAGAGCCCCCCTCAACTTA TTAAAGAAGTCCTGGCAGTCCCCAACTCCATCCTGGAGCTGCCCTGCCCTCACCTGTCAGCCCTGGCATCTTACTACTGGAGTCACGGCAGAGCCACGATCCCAGAAGCCTCTTCTACCATCTACAATGGCTCCCTCTTGCTGCTGCCTCAGGATGGTGTTGGGGGCCTCTACCAGTGTGTGGCCACTGAGAATGGCTACTCATACCCTGTGGTCTCCTACTGGGTAGACAGCCAAGACCAGTCCCTGGCCCTGGATCCTGAACTAGCGGGCGTTCCCCGGGAACGCGTGGAAGTCCCACTGACCAGGGTTGGTGGTGGAGCGTCCATGGCTGCCCAGCGGTCCTACTGGCCCCACTTTCTCATCGTCACCGTCCTCCTGGCCATAGTGCTCCTAGGAGTACTCACCCTCCTCCTCGCTTCCCCACTGGGAGCGCTACGGGCTCGGGGCAAGGTTCAGGGCTGTGGGACACTACCCCCCCGGGAAAAGGCCCCACTGAGCAGGGAACGGCATCTCCAGCCCTCCAAGGACTATAGGACCTCTGCCAGTGACGTCGATGCTGACAACAACCATCTAGGCACTGAAGTGGCTTAA